The region GATTCTTTGGTATCTTCATCTGTACCTTCATTTCCTATGATATTCATTTCTTTTATTTTTTGGGTATCGTAAGCGATTAATCCTGTAAAAATAAACACCCCAACGTAAGACGTAATCCAATACAATAGGGTACTTTCCATGAAAATATTTACGATTGAAGCAATAACTAATCCGATTAAAGCCATCATTAAAATTTTACCCATAGAAGTTAAATCCGATTTTGTATAATACCCGTAAACACTCATAACGGCAAAAGTACCTGCGGTAATAAAAAAGGCAGATGCAATAGAGGTTGTAGTAAAGATGACAAATATTAAAGACAAGGTTAATCCGTTAGCTATAGCATACAAAAAGAAAAGTGCTTTTGCCATACTTACATTCATGGTAGGTAACGCTCTTGAGATGTACCCTACTAATAAAATTTCACCAAATAATAATCCGTAGAATAAAATTTTATTGGTTACTAATGCCACGATAATTTCTTCCGATTGGGCTACATACCAAGCTGTTAATCCTGTTGCTAGTAATGCCGCACACATCCAACCGTAAACTTTTGCAATAAAGTTGGCTTGTTCAATTTTAATTTGATCTTCTGTCAATTGTCTTTGTTGTTGTTCCATTTTATAGTTGTTTTTTAGTTTTATTTAGGCGCAATCCACGTTTTTGGATTGAGTGTTGTAATATTTTGACTTAGTGTAAATTTCATAACCGTTAATCCGGAAAAATTGGTTTTAATTTTACCCAATGTTTGCTTGATTCCAACTTTTTGCCCTTGAGAAACAGACACTGAACTTAAATTACTATAAGTTGTAAAGAAATCACCATGACGAATCATAACCGTATAAGTACCAGTACTCTGAGAAATTTGAATACCTGAAACTTCGCCTGCAAATACACTTCTTGCTACTGCGCCTTGTTCTGTTTTAATATCTATTCCGCTATTATGAACATCTAAGTTACTGAACTCAGGATGTTTACTATTCCCGTAAGGTATGTAAATAGCACCTTTTTCAACAGGCCAAGGCAATCTTCCTTTATTTGATTTAAAGTTATCCGATTCAATTTTTCCTTCAGGTGTTAATTCAATTTTTGTAGAAGATACTGCAACTGGTTTAGTAGTAGTACTCGTTTTAGTTCCTGTTTTAGTACTTGTATTTGCTTTAGCTTTTTCTGCATTTTTCTTATTTGCAGCGGCAATCGCATCGGCAATCATTTTCTTGATTTTTCGATCAATATCGCGCTGCTCTTTTTTCATTTTTTCAATTTCAGCAGCATATTTCTTTTTATCTTTTTGAATCGATTTAGCAACTTTTACTTTCTCTTGTTTAATCTTTTCGTGTTCTTGTTTGGCTTTAGTACTTTCTTGTAAAACCACTTCTTTTTCTTTCTTTTTACCTTCTAAATGCGAAACAGCTTGTGTTAACTTTAACTGTTTTTCTTTAATTTCTTCTGCTTGCATTTTTCTATATCCTGCATATTGTTTCATATATTGGATACGTTTGTAAGCTTGTAAAAAACTATTTGACGATAAAATAAACATGATTTTACTTTGATCGGAACGACTTTTGTATGATTTTACAATCATTTTAGCATAGTCTTCCTTCATTACTTTTAACTCACGATTGTATTTATTTATTTCTAATTGTGTTAAATAAATATCATCGCTTAAAAGGCGTGTTTGCTTCGAAATAGTATTGATTAATTTTTCACTTAAATTAATTTGTGCTTCAATTTTATTAATTTCTTTTAAAACCGATTTTTCCTTTACTTTTTCATTTTGGTATTTATTACGCATTTCAGCCAATTCTCTTTGCAATTGTTCTTTACGCTCCTCTAATTTTCGTTGCGCGTCATCCTGAGCCAAAACAGGTAAAGTAAATAATAAGAGCACTAATAAAGTGAATAGTTTGTTCATGCTGAAAATAATTTTTTGCGAAATTAATCAATTATAATTTGTTTGTAGCCATTTGGAATAGAATACGGAAAGTTTAAATCCTCATTAAACGTGATTTTTTTATATTCTACATCAATTTTCACTTCATCTTTATCCTTTGCTACAATATTAACTCCTGTTGGTAAAAAATTATTGTCTTGATTTTGATAAGATGGATAATAAACATTTACATTTCGTTGTTTAACTATTTGATTAATAAATTGTTTTTTTAACAAATAATTCCCTGTTTCAAATGCAAAAATCTTTTCAATTTGTGTGTTTTTTTTATTTTTTAATTGAAAAAGATTTTCAGCTACTTCAGCAATAAATTCTTCTTTTGTTAAATCATCAATTGGACGACCTAATAATAAATTTTGCACTTTTTGAAAATCCAAATCGGTTCCTAACCAATTGGAAAGCATAGTATAATCGCCATCAAAATAGCTGTTATTTATTTTTTCGTAATAACTTACTTTTGAAGGCGTGATGTAGGCCTTAGCGGCTGTAATTCCAAGAAACTTTAAGCTAATCCAAATTACTTCATCTTTTTTTATTCGTAAATCAGCATTGATATTTAAAGATTGTTTTGAATCTTCATAATTAGCATTAGCACGAATGGAGGCTGTTTGAAACACCAATTTATTTTCATAATGTTTTTGGATTACTTCTGAAGATTTGTCCGTTTCTTTTGCAGCTTGTTCGG is a window of Flavobacterium indicum GPTSA100-9 = DSM 17447 DNA encoding:
- a CDS encoding DUF4292 domain-containing protein, whose amino-acid sequence is MQNIFKYIVLLFVVASCKTKQVVVAEQAAKETDKSSEVIQKHYENKLVFQTASIRANANYEDSKQSLNINADLRIKKDEVIWISLKFLGITAAKAYITPSKVSYYEKINNSYFDGDYTMLSNWLGTDLDFQKVQNLLLGRPIDDLTKEEFIAEVAENLFQLKNKKNTQIEKIFAFETGNYLLKKQFINQIVKQRNVNVYYPSYQNQDNNFLPTGVNIVAKDKDEVKIDVEYKKITFNEDLNFPYSIPNGYKQIIID
- a CDS encoding Bax inhibitor-1/YccA family protein, whose protein sequence is MEQQQRQLTEDQIKIEQANFIAKVYGWMCAALLATGLTAWYVAQSEEIIVALVTNKILFYGLLFGEILLVGYISRALPTMNVSMAKALFFLYAIANGLTLSLIFVIFTTTSIASAFFITAGTFAVMSVYGYYTKSDLTSMGKILMMALIGLVIASIVNIFMESTLLYWITSYVGVFIFTGLIAYDTQKIKEMNIIGNEGTDEDTKESLMGALTLYLDFINLFLYILRIFGDRK
- a CDS encoding murein hydrolase activator EnvC family protein, which translates into the protein MNKLFTLLVLLLFTLPVLAQDDAQRKLEERKEQLQRELAEMRNKYQNEKVKEKSVLKEINKIEAQINLSEKLINTISKQTRLLSDDIYLTQLEINKYNRELKVMKEDYAKMIVKSYKSRSDQSKIMFILSSNSFLQAYKRIQYMKQYAGYRKMQAEEIKEKQLKLTQAVSHLEGKKKEKEVVLQESTKAKQEHEKIKQEKVKVAKSIQKDKKKYAAEIEKMKKEQRDIDRKIKKMIADAIAAANKKNAEKAKANTSTKTGTKTSTTTKPVAVSSTKIELTPEGKIESDNFKSNKGRLPWPVEKGAIYIPYGNSKHPEFSNLDVHNSGIDIKTEQGAVARSVFAGEVSGIQISQSTGTYTVMIRHGDFFTTYSNLSSVSVSQGQKVGIKQTLGKIKTNFSGLTVMKFTLSQNITTLNPKTWIAPK